A region from the Methanothermobacter tenebrarum genome encodes:
- a CDS encoding pseudomurein-binding repeat-containing protein, which produces MGSSSAVSLSYNEICDASKLIGNYTAQHEKIPSQVAINGKNVSADDYLYASSTTIINLDQARRVGLSFNSMASPPSPSGTGTGTLQKAGYLQVAKNVKAFMESYGRSPNYASTAIGQVRPESLIYANARIINFYNSTGRLPNYVTVEYVTGKGGIIVRPRADYTYTIQGYNVQFQDKSTGTIQYYKWDFGDQSTSTQK; this is translated from the coding sequence TTGGGCAGTTCTTCAGCTGTGAGTTTATCCTATAATGAGATTTGTGACGCTTCAAAGCTGATCGGAAACTACACCGCACAACATGAAAAAATACCATCACAGGTTGCGATTAACGGTAAGAATGTGTCGGCAGACGACTACCTCTACGCCTCATCCACAACCATCATAAACCTCGATCAGGCTAGGAGAGTTGGCTTGTCATTCAATAGTATGGCCTCCCCGCCCAGTCCAAGTGGAACAGGAACAGGAACACTCCAAAAAGCAGGATACCTGCAGGTGGCAAAGAATGTTAAGGCTTTCATGGAATCCTATGGGAGGTCGCCGAATTATGCCAGCACAGCCATCGGACAAGTCCGCCCAGAAAGCCTAATATATGCCAATGCAAGGATAATAAACTTCTACAACAGCACAGGAAGACTACCAAACTATGTAACAGTAGAATATGTTACAGGTAAGGGTGGAATTATAGTAAGGCCAAGGGCAGACTACACCTACACAATACAAGGCTATAATGTCCAATTCCAGGATAAAAGTACAGGGACAATACAATACTACAAATGGGACTTCGGAGACCAAAGCACAAGCACCCAGAAGAA
- a CDS encoding C39 family peptidase — protein MRKSCLWGLLILLTLAVSFNAAAAAQTPRDNSSNSTNPMDLSTADNLEENFTDPAEFTIDDNITADTTGVVLQTRNYTCGPAALATLLRKLGINTTEDELAALARTTEEGTTMQGLLEAAKAKGVNMTGMKLNITELHENMIAYTMSDGVGHYTLIREVNNETVKLADPTMGNIEMSLEEFQEIYTGYALIIKSSDNTEAMENRTASDNQTEHEMNSMNISTDQPIQGTDSAKILSTEEMQKIRGKLWWLPITLYGLGNIIVTVRDKYVPRKYWKYCAYHPPNKRVKAYLGRDHCIHYVEY, from the coding sequence ATGAGAAAGTCGTGTCTTTGGGGTTTGCTGATCCTCTTAACACTCGCAGTATCTTTTAACGCTGCTGCGGCCGCACAAACCCCACGGGATAACAGCAGTAACTCCACGAATCCCATGGACTTATCCACAGCAGATAACTTGGAAGAGAACTTCACGGATCCAGCAGAGTTCACTATAGACGATAACATCACAGCAGATACCACCGGCGTGGTCCTGCAGACCAGGAACTACACTTGCGGACCGGCAGCACTCGCCACCCTCCTCAGAAAACTCGGAATAAACACAACCGAAGATGAACTAGCAGCACTCGCCAGGACCACAGAAGAAGGTACAACAATGCAGGGCCTCCTAGAGGCGGCAAAGGCCAAGGGCGTTAACATGACAGGCATGAAACTAAACATCACAGAACTCCACGAGAACATGATCGCCTATACAATGAGTGATGGTGTGGGACACTACACCCTCATCAGGGAAGTCAACAATGAAACCGTTAAACTAGCAGACCCCACCATGGGAAACATAGAAATGTCACTGGAAGAATTCCAGGAAATCTACACAGGATACGCCCTCATAATCAAGAGCAGTGATAACACAGAAGCAATGGAAAACAGAACGGCATCAGACAACCAGACAGAACATGAAATGAATTCAATGAATATCTCAACAGATCAGCCAATACAAGGCACAGACTCAGCTAAAATCCTCAGCACAGAGGAAATGCAAAAGATTAGAGGCAAGTTGTGGTGGCTTCCTATTACATTATATGGTTTGGGTAATATAATAGTCACTGTCAGGGATAAGTATGTGCCGCGAAAGTACTGGAAATACTGTGCATATCACCCGCCAAATAAAAGAGTGAAAGCATACTTGGGGCGTGATCACTGTATACATTATGTAGAATACTAA
- a CDS encoding carboxymuconolactone decarboxylase family protein, with protein sequence MSSGDSKPCTLKHAQRAMRAGITREELVEAVAVAASCAGSAFNTVILKEQHALNSPL encoded by the coding sequence ATGTCCAGTGGCGATAGCAAACCTTGCACATTAAAGCACGCGCAAAGGGCGATGAGAGCAGGGATAACCCGCGAAGAACTTGTTGAAGCAGTGGCTGTCGCCGCGTCCTGCGCAGGCTCGGCCTTCAACACAGTGATATTAAAAGAGCAACATGCCTTGAACTCCCCATTGTAG
- a CDS encoding DUF763 domain-containing protein: MRRTGHANLPLHGGHVPRWLFNRMVKLANAITSIIIEEHGSREFLMRLSDPFWFQSFSCILGFDWHSSGATTTTCAALKSAVRPEEHGIFVAGGKGKASRKTPIELEYAGRFFDIESQDLIRASRLVAKVDNSCIQDSYQLYHHTFIVDENGEWTVIQQGLNNNSGYARRYHWSNQNLEDFIEEPHTGIASPSREKKVLNMTSAKSRSARNISLDIVCEGRLQEYTGQRTLYNYSILEMPSHHEIKFSERDLEVFQRAYELQPRSYEELLLVKGMGPKKIRALALISDLVYGEPPSWEDPVKYTYAHGGKDGHPYPVEKKVYDNTIQFLEDAINDSKLGREDKLKALKSLKAFIPGKQG; this comes from the coding sequence ATGAGGAGAACAGGTCATGCTAACTTGCCACTTCATGGTGGTCATGTTCCAAGGTGGCTATTTAACCGGATGGTGAAACTTGCCAATGCCATAACCTCTATCATAATAGAGGAACATGGTAGTCGCGAATTTTTAATGAGACTTTCCGACCCATTCTGGTTCCAATCATTTTCTTGCATACTCGGCTTTGATTGGCACTCCTCCGGGGCCACGACAACGACCTGCGCAGCCTTGAAAAGTGCTGTCAGGCCAGAAGAGCATGGAATATTTGTAGCTGGTGGGAAAGGCAAAGCTTCAAGGAAAACACCAATAGAACTAGAGTATGCTGGAAGATTCTTCGACATCGAATCCCAGGATTTGATTCGTGCAAGTCGATTGGTGGCCAAGGTCGATAATTCATGTATACAAGATTCATACCAGTTATATCATCATACATTCATAGTAGATGAAAATGGGGAATGGACAGTAATCCAACAGGGACTTAACAATAATAGTGGATATGCACGCCGCTACCACTGGTCAAACCAAAACTTGGAAGATTTTATTGAAGAGCCACATACTGGTATTGCAAGTCCTAGCCGAGAAAAGAAGGTCTTGAACATGACCTCAGCTAAAAGTAGAAGTGCCAGGAACATCAGCTTAGATATTGTATGTGAAGGGCGCTTACAAGAATATACAGGTCAAAGAACACTTTATAATTATAGTATACTTGAGATGCCATCACATCATGAAATAAAGTTTTCAGAGAGGGATTTGGAAGTGTTCCAGCGAGCTTATGAACTACAACCAAGAAGCTATGAGGAACTACTCCTGGTTAAAGGTATGGGTCCTAAGAAGATAAGGGCTTTGGCGCTCATTTCAGATCTAGTTTATGGTGAACCTCCAAGTTGGGAGGATCCTGTAAAATATACTTATGCTCATGGTGGAAAAGACGGGCATCCTTATCCAGTAGAAAAAAAGGTATATGATAATACAATCCAGTTTCTTGAAGATGCCATCAATGATTCTAAGCTGGGAAGAGAAGATAAGTTAAAGGCGCTTAAATCACTTAAAGCTTTCATCCCAGGGAAACAAGGATAA
- a CDS encoding DUF3147 domain-containing protein gives MESIKLLFYFILGGIVVSLTTYFGSENKGVLAAFIAMFPSVTVLTLSMIYLETGIRPVLSYIRGLLLLTPAWILYLICLVYIAPRHGFWPALASGVVLYLVFAGLIVFGF, from the coding sequence TTGGAATCAATAAAGTTGCTTTTTTATTTTATCCTCGGCGGAATTGTTGTAAGTTTAACCACATATTTCGGGAGTGAAAATAAAGGCGTCCTTGCGGCTTTTATTGCCATGTTTCCTTCTGTAACTGTCCTTACATTGTCCATGATCTATCTGGAGACTGGTATTCGCCCCGTACTCTCATATATTAGGGGTTTGCTTCTTCTCACACCAGCATGGATCTTATATCTTATTTGTCTTGTCTATATAGCTCCCAGGCATGGTTTCTGGCCGGCTTTGGCCTCGGGGGTGGTCTTGTATCTTGTCTTTGCTGGTTTGATAGTCTTTGGATTTTAG
- a CDS encoding VWA domain-containing protein: protein MKFSVFPFTAIIGQEHLKKALILNAIDPTIGGVLIKGDKGTGKSTAVRAFAELLPAREVVDGCTFNCNPNETHLLCQECKKTLEQKGRLPTIKRKMSIVELPVSATEDMVVGSLDIKKALREGIKALEPGILARANGNILYIDEVNLLDDHVVNVLLDAAAMGVNIIEREGVSVSHPSKFILVGTMNPEEGDLRPQILDRFGLCVEIKALTDPQQRLRIIKYRMKFDENPIKFQEKFRKKQKRLQKMILNAKNLLDEVEISEDLLELIVKISAALGIRTHRADIITAKAATAIAAFNQRKKVKEEDVKEAALLALKHRIKQLPFEKEQEIDEELIEELIEEPEDDFEIDKKRRLKKDVKIAEFTGTIQGKNSANITGKRGKYIKAKETTNPDSIAIDATIKKAIRENPENPMETLPEHLMEKVRISKAKALYLILLDSSSSMKLDKKIKFAKTIAWLLLKESYEKKNKVGLISFKGDEAQIISEPTTDLTKVNEALENLQIGGKTPLTPALMEAAKLASQYKELAPTIIVISDGRCNIFIKSNLEEDLKILYPELKKLNLIFVDAEPKGRNIGVLEEIANKFNAPIFYLDDILI from the coding sequence TTGAAATTTTCAGTGTTTCCATTCACGGCAATCATAGGACAAGAACATCTTAAAAAAGCCCTCATATTAAATGCCATCGACCCCACCATAGGTGGAGTGCTCATAAAAGGAGATAAAGGCACTGGGAAATCCACCGCCGTAAGAGCATTCGCAGAACTACTACCAGCAAGAGAAGTGGTTGACGGTTGCACATTCAACTGCAACCCAAATGAAACCCATCTTCTCTGCCAAGAATGTAAAAAGACCCTTGAACAGAAGGGCAGACTACCCACCATAAAAAGGAAAATGTCAATAGTGGAACTCCCAGTCTCTGCCACAGAAGACATGGTAGTAGGGTCACTTGACATTAAAAAGGCATTGCGTGAAGGCATTAAAGCCCTCGAACCTGGTATACTCGCCCGTGCAAATGGTAACATACTCTACATCGACGAAGTGAACCTCCTAGATGATCATGTTGTCAATGTTCTGCTTGATGCAGCTGCAATGGGAGTTAACATCATCGAAAGAGAAGGAGTCTCAGTATCCCATCCATCCAAATTTATACTAGTTGGTACAATGAACCCAGAAGAAGGAGACCTAAGGCCCCAAATACTTGACAGATTCGGACTCTGCGTAGAAATTAAAGCCTTAACAGACCCCCAGCAAAGACTCAGAATAATAAAATATAGGATGAAATTCGATGAAAACCCAATAAAATTCCAGGAAAAGTTCCGAAAAAAACAGAAAAGATTACAAAAGATGATATTAAACGCGAAAAACCTCCTAGATGAAGTTGAAATTTCAGAGGATCTTCTCGAGCTTATAGTGAAAATATCAGCAGCCCTAGGTATCAGGACACATCGAGCAGATATTATAACAGCAAAAGCCGCCACGGCAATAGCAGCATTCAACCAAAGAAAAAAAGTGAAAGAAGAAGATGTGAAAGAAGCCGCGCTACTCGCACTAAAACATAGAATAAAACAATTACCATTCGAAAAAGAACAAGAAATCGACGAAGAACTAATCGAAGAACTAATAGAGGAACCAGAAGACGACTTCGAAATAGATAAAAAGAGAAGACTCAAAAAAGATGTGAAAATAGCTGAATTCACAGGCACCATACAAGGCAAAAACTCCGCCAACATCACAGGAAAAAGGGGCAAATACATCAAAGCCAAGGAAACCACAAACCCAGATAGTATCGCCATCGACGCAACAATAAAAAAAGCCATAAGAGAAAACCCAGAAAATCCCATGGAAACACTACCAGAACACCTAATGGAAAAAGTGAGAATAAGCAAAGCAAAAGCACTATACCTCATACTACTAGACTCATCATCCTCCATGAAACTCGACAAAAAAATAAAATTCGCCAAAACCATCGCATGGCTACTACTCAAAGAATCCTATGAAAAAAAGAACAAAGTCGGCCTCATATCATTCAAAGGCGATGAAGCCCAGATAATAAGCGAACCCACAACAGACCTTACAAAGGTCAACGAAGCCCTTGAAAACTTGCAAATCGGGGGTAAAACACCATTAACCCCAGCTCTTATGGAAGCAGCTAAACTAGCATCCCAATACAAGGAACTAGCCCCCACAATCATAGTCATATCTGATGGCCGCTGCAACATCTTCATAAAATCTAACCTCGAAGAAGACCTTAAAATACTCTACCCAGAACTCAAAAAACTAAACCTAATATTCGTGGATGCGGAGCCTAAAGGACGCAATATAGGAGTCCTTGAAGAAATCGCGAACAAGTTCAATGCTCCGATATTCTATCTTGACGATATATTAATCTAA
- a CDS encoding MptD family putative ECF transporter S component encodes MIKFKSFTTRDLAFIGLIIAIMYIVQTITILGVSALTPIDAFKSIASAFFVCIVISIGLAKVGKIGTFTIIGLVNGIICGFIMPAFLPLLPATFLGGLAGDITVGAFYGAYSSRNSLVTGIGVAKFIETVVILTVPFIFGFSKFMLAPALIIVSAVVVAILGILGALVGYGIIIELRKAGAME; translated from the coding sequence ATGATCAAATTCAAAAGTTTCACAACAAGAGATCTTGCCTTTATAGGTCTTATAATAGCAATCATGTATATTGTGCAAACAATCACAATTCTTGGCGTGTCAGCCTTAACCCCAATCGATGCATTCAAATCAATTGCATCAGCCTTTTTCGTTTGTATAGTAATAAGTATTGGTCTTGCAAAGGTTGGGAAAATAGGAACATTCACCATAATAGGCCTCGTGAATGGGATAATATGTGGTTTCATAATGCCCGCATTCTTACCACTTTTACCAGCAACTTTTCTTGGAGGTCTGGCTGGTGATATTACAGTAGGAGCTTTTTATGGGGCATATTCTTCAAGGAATTCACTGGTCACGGGCATTGGTGTTGCAAAATTTATTGAGACCGTGGTGATTTTAACTGTACCGTTTATATTCGGCTTCTCAAAGTTTATGCTGGCACCGGCACTTATAATAGTTTCAGCGGTTGTCGTGGCAATCCTTGGGATTCTAGGAGCTCTTGTAGGTTATGGGATTATAATCGAACTCAGAAAGGCGGGTGCGATGGAATAA
- a CDS encoding energy-coupling factor transporter transmembrane protein EcfT: MDFNKIFSPFIWTSKGGIFEDISPIAKILVIIGATILSVIISNIWLLILMGIVFLILISYSGTLRAASPFLSFIVFFWFLSIVIIIAIYRNLEYALGFLSQFFARFFIISAAGLFFAFTTSPIKLAKSLESLKIPGEIIFTLTVALRYIPTLAFETAAIWDSLKLRVNLPKIEILKKPSLLYRGLIIPLIIRVVKISDEVAIAAESKGFDPGKKPVESLQFEYRDFIFVFILLGFFTTLKIIEYTYMTP, encoded by the coding sequence TTGGATTTCAACAAGATATTTTCTCCGTTCATATGGACAAGTAAAGGGGGAATCTTTGAAGATATCAGTCCCATCGCAAAGATCTTAGTGATAATCGGAGCCACCATCTTATCTGTGATAATATCTAATATCTGGCTTCTTATCCTAATGGGGATCGTATTCCTCATTCTCATATCATATTCAGGGACGCTAAGAGCAGCCAGCCCATTTTTATCGTTCATCGTGTTCTTCTGGTTTCTATCAATTGTCATAATAATAGCCATTTACAGAAACCTTGAATATGCTCTAGGATTTTTAAGCCAATTTTTTGCAAGATTCTTCATAATCTCTGCAGCAGGACTCTTCTTTGCATTCACCACATCACCAATAAAACTTGCAAAATCACTTGAATCCCTTAAGATCCCTGGAGAAATCATATTCACACTCACAGTAGCCCTCAGATATATACCTACACTAGCATTTGAAACCGCCGCCATATGGGACTCCCTTAAACTGAGAGTTAATCTTCCAAAGATTGAAATCCTAAAAAAACCATCACTCCTTTACAGGGGCCTTATAATACCCCTTATAATACGAGTTGTGAAGATATCAGACGAGGTTGCGATCGCAGCAGAATCCAAGGGCTTCGATCCCGGTAAAAAACCGGTAGAAAGTCTTCAATTTGAGTACAGGGATTTTATATTTGTATTTATCCTCCTAGGATTTTTCACTACCCTAAAGATAATCGAATACACCTACATGACCCCCTGA
- a CDS encoding ABC transporter ATP-binding protein, whose amino-acid sequence MVSFDDVSYTYPNQKENALKEVTFQVKKGESLFITGKSGSGKSTIARAIIGIIPHIIKGNLEGNVIVNGKNTRNVTVRKLATDVGYVFQNPESQFFTLTVDQEVSLGAENLGLDEIDKRVEKALQLVGLEDKRYESVFNLSEGEKQKVALASQLAMSPEVIVMDEPTSNLDPKATDDFFNILWNLRDKTLILIDHRTYRVPEIFERVIVMDSGMIVEDTDSEKLLDPDFRDRYGLRRPERVYNLNYSQKMGWKSLLKVSNVSYSYGDGFSVEDVNFELGEGEVLGIVGSNGSGKTTLAKLITGLLKPDKGKIELKGSVGMVMQDPDHQLFMDTVERELTFGLENEKPPIMVIRSMNLQHLMKRHPHSLSGGEKQRTLISVFLVRKPNLLIMDEPTTGMDLENMKRLVNWIKKLKRMSLSLIIISHDLEFLEMVVDNVLMLKNGRQISADINSIFN is encoded by the coding sequence ATGGTGTCATTTGATGATGTAAGCTACACTTACCCAAATCAAAAAGAAAATGCCCTAAAAGAAGTCACATTCCAGGTTAAAAAAGGTGAATCTCTTTTCATAACAGGTAAAAGTGGAAGTGGAAAATCAACGATTGCAAGAGCAATCATAGGAATAATACCACACATAATCAAGGGAAACCTTGAAGGTAACGTCATCGTAAATGGAAAGAATACCAGGAATGTAACTGTTAGGAAACTTGCCACAGACGTTGGATATGTGTTCCAAAACCCTGAATCACAATTTTTCACCCTCACTGTAGACCAGGAAGTTTCACTTGGAGCGGAAAATCTCGGCCTCGATGAAATCGATAAAAGGGTTGAAAAGGCGCTCCAGCTGGTCGGCCTCGAGGATAAGAGATATGAGAGCGTTTTTAACCTTTCAGAGGGTGAGAAACAGAAGGTTGCATTGGCTTCACAGCTTGCAATGTCGCCTGAAGTGATTGTGATGGATGAACCCACATCAAATCTAGATCCTAAAGCTACTGATGACTTCTTTAATATACTTTGGAATCTGAGGGATAAAACATTGATACTTATTGATCACCGCACTTATAGGGTCCCTGAAATTTTTGAAAGGGTTATTGTAATGGATAGTGGGATGATAGTTGAAGATACAGACAGTGAAAAACTCTTAGATCCTGATTTCAGGGATAGATATGGTTTAAGGCGTCCTGAAAGGGTTTACAATTTGAATTATTCGCAAAAAATGGGTTGGAAATCACTTTTGAAGGTTTCTAATGTATCGTACAGTTATGGGGATGGTTTTTCAGTTGAAGATGTTAACTTTGAACTTGGTGAAGGTGAAGTTCTTGGGATCGTTGGATCTAACGGTTCGGGAAAAACTACACTTGCAAAATTGATCACAGGACTCCTAAAACCTGACAAAGGAAAAATTGAACTGAAGGGTAGTGTAGGTATGGTGATGCAAGATCCTGATCATCAACTCTTCATGGATACCGTGGAGAGGGAGCTTACCTTTGGACTGGAAAATGAAAAGCCCCCAATTATGGTTATAAGGAGTATGAATCTCCAGCATCTGATGAAAAGGCACCCTCATTCACTCAGCGGCGGGGAAAAACAGAGAACACTAATATCAGTGTTTCTCGTAAGAAAGCCTAATCTTCTCATAATGGATGAACCAACAACTGGAATGGACTTGGAGAACATGAAACGGCTTGTAAATTGGATAAAGAAACTTAAAAGGATGAGTTTGTCCCTGATAATAATATCACATGATCTTGAATTTCTCGAAATGGTCGTTGACAATGTCCTAATGCTTAAAAATGGACGCCAAATATCAGCTGATATAAATTCCATATTCAATTAA